From the genome of Gorilla gorilla gorilla isolate KB3781 chromosome 4, NHGRI_mGorGor1-v2.1_pri, whole genome shotgun sequence, one region includes:
- the LOC101128585 gene encoding protocadherin gamma-B4 isoform X23: MGSGAGELGRAERLPVLFLFLLSLFCPALCEQIRYRIPEEMPKGSVVGNLATDLGFSVQELPTRKLRVSSEKPYFTVSAESGELLVSSRLDREEICGKKPACALEFEAVAENPLNFYHVNVEIEDINDHTPKFTQNSFELQISESAQPGTRFILGSAHDADIGSNTLQNYQLSPSDHFSLINKEKSDGSKYPEMVLKTPLDREKQKSYHLTLTALDFGAPPLSSTAQIHVLVTDANDNAPVFSQDVYRVSLSENVYPGTTVLQVTATDQDEGVNAEITFSFSEASQITQFDLNSNTGEITVLNTLDFEEVKEYSIVLEARDGGGMIAQCTVEVEVIDENDNAPEVIFQSLPNLIMEDAELGTHIALLKVRDKDSRHNGEVTCKLEGDVPFKILTSSRNTYKLVTDAVLDREQNPEYNITVTATDRGKPPLSSSSSITLHIGDVNDNAPVFSQSSYIVHVAENNPPGASISQVSASDPDLGPNGQVSYCIMASDLEQRELSSYVSISAESGVVFAQRAFDHEQLRAFELTLQARDQGSPALSANVSLRVLVDDRNDNAPRVLYPALGPDGSALFDMVPRAAEPGYLVTKVVAVDADSGHNAWLSYHVLQASEPGLFSLGLRTGEVRTARALGDRDAVRQRLLVAVRDGGQPPLSATATLHLVFADSLQEVLPDITDRPDPSDLQAELQFYLVVALALISVLFLVAMILAIALRLRRSSSPASWSCFQPGLCVKSESVVPPNYSEGTLPYSYNLCVAHTGKTEFNFLKCSEQLSSGQDILCGDSSGALFPLCNSSELTSHQCSNYLGL, translated from the exons ATGGGGAGCGGCGCCGGGGAGCTGGGCCGGGCTGAGAGGCTGCCAGTGCTCTTTCTCTTCCTGCTGTCTTTGTTCTGCCCGGCGCTCTGTGAGCAGATCCGCTACAGGATTCCCGAGGAAATGCCCAAGGGCTCCGTAGTGGGGAACCTCGCCACGGACCTGGGGTTCAGCGTCCAGGAGTTACCGACTCGAAAACTGCGCGTCAGTTCGGAGAAGCCTTACTTCACCGTGAGCGCAGAGAGCGGGGAGTTGCTTGTGAGCAGCAGGCTAGACAGGGAGGAGATATGCGGGAAGAAGCCAGCTTGTGCTCTGGAATTTGAGGCTGTTGCTGAAAATCCACTGAACTTTTATCACGTGAATGTGGAGATCGAGGACATTAATGACCACACGCCAAAATTCACGCAAAATTCCTTTGAGCTGCAAATAAGTGAGTCTGCACAGCCTGGCACACGATTTATATTAGGATCTGCCCATGATGCGGATATTGGTAGCAACACACTGCAGAATTACCAACTCAGTCCCAGTGATCATTTCTCACTgataaataaagagaaatcagATGGCAGTAAATACCCTGAGATGGTATTGAAGACACCTTTGGACAGAGAAAAGCAGAAATCCTACCACTTGACTTTGACTGCCTTGGACTTTGGAGCTCCACCCCTAAGCAGCACTGCACAGATACACGTTCTAGTGACTGATGCCAATGATAATGCTCCAGTGTTCAGTCAAGACGTATACAGGGTGAGCCTTTCAGAAAACGTGTACCCGGGGACCACGGtgctacaggtgactgccacggACCAGGATGAGGGTGTCAATGCCGAGATTACTTTCTCTTTCAGTGAAGCTAGCCAGATCACCCAATTTGACCTGAACTCTAACACCGGGGAAATTACTGTTTTAAATACATTAGATTTTGAAGAAGTCAAAGAATATTCCATAGTTTTGGAAGCAAGGGACGGTGGAGGAATGATTGCGCAATGCACAGTGGAGGTAGAAGTCATAGATGAAAATGACAACGCCCCAGAAGTGATATTCCAGTCTCTACCCAACCTAATTATGGAGGACGCCGAGCTGGGAACACATATTGCTTTGCTCAAAGTCCGTGACAAGGATTCCAGACACAATGGAGAAGTGACTTGTAAATTGGAAGGTGATgttccatttaaaatattaacttctTCAAGAAACACGTATAAATTAGTGACAGATGCTGTTCTAGACCGCGAGCAGAATCCAGAGTACAATATAACCGTTACGGCAACAGATCGGGGCAAGCCTCCCCTCTCCTCCAGTTCCAGCATCACCCTGCACATTGGTGATGTAAACGACAACGCTCCGGTTTTCTCACAGTCTTCCTATATAGTCCACGTGGCCGAGAACAACCCGCCTGGAGCCTCTATTTCACAAGTCAGCGCTTCTGATCCGGACTTGGGGCCCAACGGCCAAGTCTCTTACTGCATCATGGCCAGTGACCTGGAGCAGCGGGAGCTGTCATCCTACGTGTCCATAAGCGCGGAGAGCGGGGTGGTGTTCGCGCAGCGCGCCTTCGACCACGAGCAGCTGCGCGCCTTCGAACTCACACTGCAGGCCCGCGACCAGGGCTCGCCAGCGCTCAGCGCGAACGTGAGCCTGCGCGTGTTAGTGGACGACCGCAACGACAATGCGCCACGGGTGCTGTACCCCGCGCTGGGTCCCGACGGCTCTGCGCTCTTCGATATGGTGCCGCGCGCTGCAGAGCCCGGCTACTTGGTGACCAAGGTAGTGGCGGTGGACGCAGACTCAGGACACAACGCCTGGCTGTCCTACCACGTGCTGCAGGCTAGCGAGCCTGGGCTCTTCAGCCTGGGGCTGCGCACGGGCGAAGTGCGCACAGCGCGTGCCTTAGGCGACAGGGACGCCGTCCGCCAGCGCCTTCTGGTCGCCGTGCGTGACGGTGGACAGCCACCACTCTCGGCCACTGCCACGTTGCACCTGGTCTTCGCCGACAGCTTGCAGGAGGTGCTGCCGGATATCACTGACCGCCCCGACCCCTCTGACCTCCAGGCTGAGCTGCAGTTTTACCTGGTGGTGGCCTTGGCCTTGATCTCAGTGCTTTTCCTCGTGGCCATGATTCTGGCCATTGCCTTGCGCCTGCGACGCTCCTCCAGCCCCGCCTCCTGGAGCTGCTTCCAGCCTGGTCTCTGTGTTAAATCCGAATCCGTGGTTCCCCCCAACTACAGCGAGGGGACTTTGCCTTATTCCTACAATCTATGTGTTGCACATACAGGAAAGACGGAGTTTAATTTCCTAAAATGTAGTGAACAGTTGAGTTCAGGACAAGACATACTTTGCGGTGATTCATCTGGGGCCTTATTTCCACTTTGCAATTCCAGTGAATTGACTTCCCATCAG TGCAGTAACTATTTAGGACTGTAA